The following is a genomic window from Sphaerodactylus townsendi isolate TG3544 linkage group LG16, MPM_Stown_v2.3, whole genome shotgun sequence.
GAATAGGGGAGTACTGTTCTTTGGTGATTTCACTCTTGTCTGGCTAGTTCCAGAAAGGGGTGCTGGGAGATTGCTGCTCAACCCCATGGAATTTATgctatggaatcccaaagggcTTGATTTTGTTCCCCATGCTGTTAAATACTTGCATCAAATCACTGGGAAAGGTTTCTGGGGATTTGGTGTAAGTTTCAACCAATATTTGGGTGACATCGAGCTCTTTCTCCTGAACAACTCAATTGGATTGATCTGGGGAAGTTCTGAAGAGGTAATTGGAGAATGGAATGAAACGAATGAGAACCAATATCCGGATGTTCAGTCCAGATGAGACTGTGGTACCGCTTGTCAATAGGATTGAGCCAACCTGTCCCAGAGAGCATTGCAGTCTTTTTGAAGTTTGGGGGTTCATAGTTTGGGGCTGCTGCTGGATGGACCCCAACCTGCAGCTGGAAGCTCAGGTGTCCTCTGGACACACAGTACCTTTTATCAATTTTGGCTAAAATGCTAGCTAAAGCAGTTCTTCAGAAAGAATGATCTTGCTGCAGTGATCACAACCAGGTTAGTTATCCTAGTGCACTATGAAGAACACCTGAAAAATATCTAGAAACTGAAGTTGGTCCAAAATGTGGCAACCAGGCTACAGTCAGGAGTGGGATACAGGGAACATATTAGCCCGGCCTTGAAAGATCTGTACTTGTTTGTCTGTTTCTGAGCATAATTCAAAGTGCCAGTTCTTACCAATAGAGCCctaaactcagaggtgggatccagcaggttctcaccagttcccgagagtgggttactaattattggtgtgtgccgagagggggttactaattgggtctgcttttccgttagaaattccattaggtccaaaaatcataaagtcctgttgtttcctatgtggctggctagtgaaggtagaaaacgggataattctccctgttgggctgttttaaaaacatgttttagaaatatggtaaagttccttgtttaaggaaagtatccttcttttgatttctagaaacaaaattaagtatttgaaagtattaagtatttgataggcagtcaattcgaggagaagtaccGGTAGTTGTTTCTGTAGTAGTTGTTTCtgtagtagacgataggacttgctataatgagtttaaattatggacagaaagataccagctggaaattaggaacttttttttacagtaagagttttttccagtaacagagaaattattaatgaccccacccccggaatgcctggccacgcccccgtcatgccccagccagccccattggcgctatgccactgtttgaataccaccaccacgggaacctgttactaaaatttttggatcccaccactgcctaaattGCCTGGGACCAGGGCCTATGAAGGACTGCTTTCTCCTCTGCTGTCCAACAGTCCAGTTTAGATCCTCCTCAGAATCCCATTAATGCTACACAGGAGGAAGGAGAGGCTGAAAATCTAATCAAATTTAAAAATGACTTATAAGGCGCAACCCTGCGGGTCAAAATCAGCGTTCACATGCAATTACTCTCTTGTTACTCATTGTCTCAACTCCAGCCATAAATCAGGGAAAGGAGCATTTTCACAAGTGTAAGGAGGACCTGCTATTTACTCAGCAAGTCCTTGAAAGAGAGGAGGCCTTGAACTTAATTCATCTGACTCATTGGATGCATCCCTGCAATAAAGCCATGCGGCTTCGAGGACCTATAAAAGTCAGGGAGGCTACGGTTTGCTCTTCCTTACAAGTCCACTGCCACTGGGCCCCGTCTTAATATAAGTGTCAGCCTTTGGTAGccgcagagagaagggcaacaaaggtaGGCTACAAAAAAGTCCCTTTCTAAGCCCCTTTGGCATAGCTTTCACTTGAGAGAAATTTGCCTGCAAAACTCTCCCAGGATGAAAGAAGACTTTTACCGGTGTGTTTGTCTGAACACATGGCTGTTGTGTGGCTTGATCTGTGTGTGTATGGACGATAGTGACTATGGGTTGAATTCTGCTGGCTTTGCATGGTATCTACAGCAGCCGTGACACCCTGTTGCCTCCTGCCCATTACAGATCTGGACCAGAACACTTCTCAGATGGCCTCAAGGGTGATTTTAGGATTCCTCGCAATCAAGCTTTTGCTGTACATTACTGCAGGTAAGTGACGAGCCAGAAATGCAGAGCCGCGTCCAAGTAtcggaatcataagaacataagaactagcctgctggatcagaccagagtccatctagtcccgcactctgctattggcagtggcccatcaggtgcctttgggagctcacatgcaggaggtgaaagcaatggccttaagaacataagaaagagcctgctggatcagaccagagtccatctagtccagcactctgctactcgcagtggcccaccaggtgcctttgggagctcacatgcaggatgtgaaagcaatggccttctgctgctgttgctgctgttcccgagcacctggtctgctaaggcattggcaacctcagatcaaggaggatccagattggtagccatcaagaGCTGCTTCATGTTAGGGTGGTAAATCTCTGCTCTTTCTCCTTCCCATCAGTCTGCCTACTGCTGATGTTTGGAATGGGAAGAGCTGGGAAGGAACAGAGggactctttcttttcttttaatagtTGTTTTATGTCTGccctgtatttatttaatttgatagaccgcccacccccaaagggctgcaGTCCAAGTCTGCTCATGTCCAATGCTTGCACTAACTTTCCCCAGGTGTAGAGCTGACCATTAACAATAATGACACTGACCACACGCTGCAAACAGAGCCAGGCCTGAGTCAGTCCCTCTGGTGCGCTGTACGGAATCACAGCCGGGAGGAGGAGCTGGTCTGGCTCCGGCAGGATGAGACGGTTGACCTGAAAGATGGAAACCGAGTGAACGCCAGCAGCATCTGCATCTCACCTGTCTCTAAGGAAGACAATGGGGTTTCCTTTACCTGCAAGCTGGCCCGAGATGGGTCCATCCAGATCACTGTGGTACTGGATGTCATCTGTGAGTAGCCAAAGTGGTTGACTGTCAGGTAACGAGGGGAAGACTGTGTGAGTGTTGTAGGGCTGCGGGCTGAGTGTTTGGGGGGAAAAGCAGGGTGTTTGGACTTTTCAATCTGTGTAACTCATTCTCTTATTTTGTATGCCATCCTGATGTTCTTGGGGGAAGGATAGGATAAACCAAAGTCAATCAAACTGGTTGAAGGGAGGGATGTAAGATGGGCAAACAAAAATGTGCCAGGCATTGAGGGATTCgcccagttccccctcccccatcactgCTGAGCCCACACTCTGGGGTCCATTATTTCTCAATAACATCTGCATATTTTTATGCCTATTTGTAGCTTCAGGGATTCAGGCCTGATTCAAGCTATAAGATTCCAGCTATAAAttgacttttaatttttaaaaattaaaactgaaacCCCCAGATTGCTGAATTCTATGCCCGGTACTTGTGTTGCAAGTTTCAGACATAATACTTTTACTTTGAAGTCACTGAAACTTGTCAACCTTTTCCAATATATTGATCTCGGGATGTTAGTGAAGAACAAGCTGGGCAAACCTATGGTCATGTTCCCACCTAGGGAGACTCAATAAAAATAGAGGGTCTTATCTCCCTCCAATAATTTCCTTTCAATTTTGATGTTGGAATGCATTTGACACTTTGGGAAGTGTTGAAAAAAATCCAGTGAAATTCTTTTCTCCTTTCGAATGAGTGAAATACTTTTACGACAATGTTTTAGTCAATCAGAATGATCCTGCTAAGATTTTTATTGAAGACTatctccacaggtgtcaaacacgtgcccctccagatgttatggactacagttcccatcatcccctgccagcatgatgctggcagagaatgatgggaactatagtctataacagtgatggtgaacctttttgagaccgagtgcccaaattgcaacccaaaccccagttatttatctcaaagtgccaacccagaaacttaacctgaatactgaggtttaagtttagaaaaaaccagttggctcccatttcctccaccccacccactcgagcaggggccaacctgctctagcctccagtaagtcctgcatgcaccgctctgtgcctctctagcctcctctgccccccccccccccggtagcaaccacctggagcacaggcaccaggcctgccagccgtgtcctccctgctcactgcggtgcgcgcacatcgtgctcagtggcccaggccagcctagatgtgtgtgtgtgtgtgggggggtgattttccgccccccacatgtcgaactctgtgtgtgggtgcccgcagagagggctccgagtgccacctctggcacccgtgccataggttcgccatcactgtcctagatcttCACAGAACTAGTGAGTCTATTTCTAACCCTTTCTAGTCCACTGCCTGTATCTGAGGAGGTGAGAGCTGAGAAAAAACTCAATCTACAGCCAGCAAAATTGCTCCTTTCAGCAAGAATGTGTTCAAGGAGCACTCAATGGCCCGACTGGAATGAAGGGCCATTTCCCCTGGAATCCCACAACAGGGAATTCCTGAAGCAAACAGGGCAACCCTGCTCACATGGCTGCCTTAGGGCATGTGGCTTTCGAGTAACATTCTTGGGGTTTGAATAGAGAAGTTAAAAAATGTCTGTGAATTTTGATgctattgtgtgtttttttaaggggaaaaaagatatgcTGAGAAAGATGTTTGAAAAAGAGCAATACTTAgtttcctatcaaacctaaaccTTTGTTGGtgtttaacaacataaaatgcatcatataTTAACCAAATTAGCATATAAAATGTACTATTTGACAAACTTGCAAAATGTAAACATGAAAAAgtcttacaatgcaatcctaaagagagttatccCAGGCTAAGCctattgaagttaatgggcttagactgaagtaactcttcttaggactgcactgttacagtgtgatcctaagaaCGTTTTCTAGAGTAAGCCACACTGAGTAGATCTCATTAGGATTCCGAGTAGACCTGCTTGGGATTGCAGTTTTAGTTTTCTAGAAGAAAACTTGCAAATACACTGGATACCAGAGAAAGAAAGCTGCTCGCTTTTGTACCTTAAGCTATTTTAGACATACTCAACTCTTAAATTATCATCATACATATTATAACATATTAATTGTGGCAAAATTTGTCATatcaaaacaataaatatatcttTGTAAAATACTGTATGTGtctataatgaagaagaagaggaggaggaggaggaggaggagtttggatttatatccccctttctctcctgtaggagactcaaaggggcttacaatcaccttgcccttcccacctcacaacaaacaccctgtgaggtaggtggggctgagagagctccgaaaagctgtgactagcccaaggtcacccagctggagtgtgtgagagtgcccaggctaatctgaattccccagagaagcctccacaactgaagtggcagagcggggaatcaaacccggttcctccagatcagagtgcacctgctcttagccgctacaccactgctgctccttttagaaGCTAATAGGAATTAGCttcttaagagcagtggactctaatctggagaattgtgttcaattccccactcctccacatgaagcctgttgggtgactgtgggccagtcacagttctctcagaactctcagtccatgtggaggcaggtgatggcagaccacctctgaccatcgcctgccttgaaaacccttaggGTGCATTGAAAGTTAGCTGTGTTTTAACAGCAAAGTCACACACACCCAATGgtctcgcggccctccagatgttatagaccagtggtggcgaacctatggcacgggtgccagaggtggcactcagagccgtctctgtgggcacacagagtgcgtcatgtggggggggaaagcactgttaaaccccacaggtttttatgggaagaactaaagcgcgatcctttacctgagagtaagctcagttgctggcgatggggcttgcttctgagtaaaccctcctagggtcatgattcacatgttcgaagagttgcgcggttgattcaaagcaaagccactgagtaccaccaagcttactcctgagtaacgcatgccttggagccaaccgttttttctaaacgaaaaccgcagtattccggttaaattgccgtgttggcactttgcgataaataagtgggttctgggttgtaatttgggcactcggtctcaaaaaggttcaccatcactgccctagatgaaAAGGGAGAGAACACAGAATCTGAAAtgagttcagtttttaaaatctctaATCCTCCCCAGAAGCACCATGAAATTTAAACTGAGAGCTGATTTTAATAGCgctgattttaatttttataactaTTTTGCACGTTGTCATTTGGAACTAGAAAAAGAAGGTGTTTCTagatggttttttttcctgttctctcTTGGGGGAAAGGGCAGTGAAAGACATTATGTTGACATGATTCTTTACTGGTACTTAATAGTCCCACCTTCCCTAAGTGGAGAAAATCATCCATCAGTACCAGAAGGGGATGATGTGACCCTCAGCTGCCACGTGAAGGCTAACCCACCAGCTCGGATGGTTTGGTATAAGGACAACAACACCTTGGTCTTGGAGCCTGCCCGTTTCCAGATTTTCCAGTCCAGCGACCTCTTTCAGCTGATTATCAAGAAAGCCCAGGATTCTGACGGTGGAGCCTATATGTGCGAGGCCAGTTCGGCTCTTGGAACAGCAACGAGAAATTTTCACTTGACTGTCGGAGGTAATCCTGCAATAAGGAAGTTGACCGGCCACATGGCCAATAGCAAGTGGCCACTGGCAGTCTGCTGGGGTCTAGCTTGAACAGCTCACCCCAATTTGCCTGATGTTTGCCATTCCaccctgtccagtggtgggatccgaaaattttagtaacaggttcccatggtggtgggattcaaacagtggcgtagcgccaatggggctgggcgtggcacgacaggggcgggggcgggcattccaggggtggggcattaataatttctctgttactgtaaaaaaaagttcctaatttccagctggtatctttctgtccataatttaaactcattatagcaagtcctatcatctactgccaacagaaaattgactgcctgtcaaatacttaatactttcaaatacttaattttgtttctagaaatcaaaagaaggatactttccttaaacaaggaactttaccatatttctaaaacatgtttttaaaacagcccaacagggggaattatcccgttttctaccgtCGCTAGCCAGCCacttaggaaacaacaggactttatgatttttggacctaatggaatttctaacggaaaagcagaccctcttggcacacaccaataattagtaacccactctcgggaactggtgagaacctgctggatcccacctctgaccctgtCCCATTTGCTCACATGTACTGACTGCAGGTGGAGATTATCTTGTGCAGGTTTGTCCGCAAAGCTCAGAACATGAGCTGAAACACACACACGGGATGGGGAGCTTGGCCTGGGTGTCAAATTCTGAAGGCAAAACTAGCCTCCTTGAGCTTTTGGAATCCTTAAGATACCAATCACTGAGAACTGGCATGCCTGGCATTAAGGTCAGGGTGGTAATTCATGAACCATGGGTGGCATGATGAAACAGCTTGATGGTCCTGCCTTTTGGCATGAGAACAGTGTTTGTATGGTGTTGGGAGTGTTGGAAGTGCTTCACaatacacatgaagctaccttgcaccaaatcagaccactggtccaccaAAGTTAGAACTGTCTTCTCTgagacccattatgcatggaacagtggcaccaaaatttcagtgtatcatcatgagactgtccttatgctaccccccaagtttggtgaggtttggttcagggagtccaacgttatggactcccaaagggggtgcccctatcccccattgtttccaatgggagctaataggagatgggggctacagttttgagggtccataactttggccccctgaaccaaactgcaccaaacttggggggtataattagggcagtctcctgataagaccctgaaagttttgagactgtgccttcaaaaatgtgcccccccccccagcctgcaacccccattgacagcaatgcagaaaactcaatacagaacaaagattcttgggcaaatttctaggatgttcctgcagggggtgcatttttgaatgtatcggcaccaaaatttcagggtatcatctggagatgatggcaccccccaagtttggtgcagtttggttcggggggggcaaaattatggaccctcaaaactgtagcccccatctcctattagctcccattggaaacaatgggggatggggcaccccctttgggagtccataactttggactccttgaaccaaacctcaccaaacatgggggggtagcataaggacagtctcatgatgatatgctgaaagtttggtgctgatatgtctaaaaatgcaccccctgcaggcaccaatgtcctggtgcaaaaaattatttggtcatggtggagtggccgcccatgggagcggcgggcatccaactcaggttttgcccagggctacagtttgcccagggctgccttgttacgcccctgggagAGGGTGAAAGTCAAGCAGGGGAGGCAGAATggagcaaagaataatgcagggccatttgtttCACCTTCCTTgtgaagcagggggaaaggtcACTCCTTGCCCATTCTCACAAACAGCAGCGATTATGGGATCTGCCGCGCAGCGAGCGTGAGGGGGTTGGGGAAAGGTgccataacagaagctctgcctcgaagagaatctcccttcagtgtgGGGCAGGGCACCCGTGTACAATCTACCACAGTTTCATAAAACTGATCCTGCATGCCCAATatcccttttccttctctctccctctcccccaacagcTGGGAAACTTGCCTTCCCAACAGAGGCAGTCATTGCTGCAGCAGTGGTGGGCGTGCTCACCATCCTTTTTGCTATTGTGGCTCGACTAGAGGCAATTCTTAAGGTAAGAAGAGCCTAATATGGGAAGGCTCTTTTTTCATATATTAGGTGATGATGTAAGGAAAGCCTCAGCCCCAGACAGGGgtatccagccagtggtgggatccaaaaaattttagtaacaggttcccatggtggtgggattcaaactgtggcgtagagccaacggggctgggcggagcacgatgggggcgtggccgggcattcagggggtggggcatttctgggtggggctgtggcaaggatgcagctgctgtgctagtttttgggcaggaaacgaatgcacgcaggcacaggctgccacgcacgccagtgcacctcctgctagactgcttcaagttcttcgcgctcctgctgagaagaggggcgtaactaaggcaaaaatcatgtggcaaaatcatcaattaataaccccctctcggcacacacaaataattagtaacctcctctcaggaacctgtgagaacctgctggatcccacctctgtatccaGCGCTAGAAGTGCTGCACAAGAGGTGGGGATGGGGTGAAAATGGAGCCCTAGGATAAACAGATGTTGGGATTGGCGGCAGCTCTGTCAAACTAGAGAAGAACTAGCAGTGATCCCGTCCAACAAAAGCCAGTTGTACTGCAGAGTGCATCTTTCTCTGAGTTTCTGTTTTGGTAAAGGCCTCGGGGAAATGCAGAAGCGAGTGCAAGAAATGTAGCTGGCAATGCTACACGGGGAAAGTCCTTGCTTGATTTTTGGGTGTCAAACTGCTTGCTTAGGGGAGCAGGAGCAGTTTTTTTAACTGACCATCCTAACA
Proteins encoded in this region:
- the TMIGD1 gene encoding transmembrane and immunoglobulin domain-containing protein 1, whose protein sequence is MASRVILGFLAIKLLLYITAGVELTINNNDTDHTLQTEPGLSQSLWCAVRNHSREEELVWLRQDETVDLKDGNRVNASSICISPVSKEDNGVSFTCKLARDGSIQITVVLDVIFPPSLSGENHPSVPEGDDVTLSCHVKANPPARMVWYKDNNTLVLEPARFQIFQSSDLFQLIIKKAQDSDGGAYMCEASSALGTATRNFHLTVGAGKLAFPTEAVIAAAVVGVLTILFAIVARLEAILKCFRKARRSSSNTAL